In Dermatophilus congolensis, a genomic segment contains:
- a CDS encoding TetR/AcrR family transcriptional regulator → MVTSARVARRKESTRQRIVEAAMALFLAQGFERTSVAQISEAADIGKGTFFTYFATKQDVLSFLGEQVLDTMKAADRPEAAAPERLRSIFAAAADWFAANEEPARQMCIACLSTLTSRDVTSSREPLLQLLATIIRDGMAANELRPVNLDSAVMLLASAYFAPVAAWAWSQSDRPLADQLSAQLELALSALAV, encoded by the coding sequence ATGGTTACGAGCGCGCGAGTGGCGCGGCGCAAGGAGTCCACACGACAAAGGATCGTCGAAGCGGCGATGGCCCTGTTCCTAGCCCAAGGATTCGAACGGACGTCCGTGGCGCAGATCTCCGAGGCGGCCGACATCGGCAAGGGCACCTTCTTCACATACTTCGCAACGAAGCAGGACGTGCTGTCCTTCCTCGGCGAACAGGTCCTCGACACAATGAAAGCCGCAGATCGCCCCGAGGCAGCGGCACCCGAGCGACTGAGGTCCATCTTCGCTGCCGCCGCCGACTGGTTCGCAGCGAACGAGGAGCCAGCTCGGCAGATGTGCATCGCGTGCCTGTCCACGCTGACCAGCCGAGACGTGACATCCTCTCGCGAACCGCTCCTGCAACTGCTCGCCACGATCATTAGGGACGGGATGGCCGCCAATGAGCTCCGCCCTGTCAACCTCGACTCCGCAGTGATGCTGCTCGCCTCTGCCTACTTCGCTCCGGTTGCTGCCTGGGCCTGGAGCCAGAGCGACCGCCCCCTGGCAGACCAGTTATCGGCGCAACTGGAATTAGCGCTGTCAGCGCTGGCGGTCTAA
- a CDS encoding MFS transporter: MTTPSLHPKGALTTALLGMVASTLQQTLLATATPTIVTELGHPACYAWVTSAYLLTSTLVLPVAGIFTDRVGAWRMYAWGLTVFGMGTCGVMASTSMGSLIACRAES; the protein is encoded by the coding sequence ATGACCACCCCATCCCTGCATCCGAAGGGCGCCTTGACGACGGCCCTGCTGGGGATGGTGGCCTCCACGCTGCAACAAACCCTGCTGGCAACCGCGACACCAACGATCGTCACCGAGCTCGGACACCCCGCCTGTTACGCCTGGGTAACCAGCGCCTATCTACTGACGTCCACCCTTGTCCTGCCGGTCGCCGGGATCTTCACCGATCGCGTGGGAGCTTGGCGAATGTACGCCTGGGGATTGACAGTCTTCGGCATGGGCACATGCGGGGTCATGGCATCCACATCAATGGGCTCCCTCATCGCATGCCGTGCAGAGTCGTGA